From a region of the Pseudoxanthomonas sp. X-1 genome:
- a CDS encoding MarC family protein, with the protein MTILSAALLLFLILDPLGNIPVFLSVLRPLPPKRQRIVLARELLIALVVLMGFLWGGKYFLELMHLRQESVQIAGGIVLFLIGIRMIFPRPEGLMGEIPGGEPFIVPLAIPLVAGPSGMAAVMLMGSNEPERLLGWSLALGLAWLATAAILFSATLVYKWLGMRALTAIERLMGMLLVAISVQMLLDGIGTYLGALRGG; encoded by the coding sequence ATGACCATCCTGTCCGCAGCGCTGCTGCTGTTCCTGATCCTGGACCCGCTGGGCAACATCCCGGTGTTCCTGTCGGTGCTGCGGCCGCTGCCGCCCAAGCGTCAGCGCATCGTGCTGGCCCGCGAGCTGCTGATCGCGCTGGTCGTGCTGATGGGGTTCCTGTGGGGCGGCAAGTACTTTTTGGAGTTGATGCACCTGCGCCAGGAGTCGGTGCAGATCGCCGGCGGGATCGTGCTGTTCCTGATCGGCATCCGCATGATCTTCCCGCGGCCCGAAGGCCTGATGGGCGAGATCCCCGGCGGCGAGCCGTTCATCGTGCCGCTGGCCATCCCGCTGGTGGCCGGGCCCTCCGGCATGGCCGCGGTGATGCTGATGGGCAGCAACGAACCCGAGCGCCTGCTCGGCTGGAGCCTGGCCCTGGGGCTGGCCTGGCTGGCGACGGCGGCGATCCTGTTCTCGGCCACGCTGGTCTACAAGTGGCTGGGCATGCGCGCGCTGACCGCGATCGAGCGGCTGATGGGCATGCTGCTGGTGGCCATC
- a CDS encoding SDR family NAD(P)-dependent oxidoreductase, with protein MTLLQVPVRPAQSLAGRVVLISGAHGGLGEASARACAQAGATLVLLGRRPAKLGRVYDACAQLGPEPLLYPLDLEGAAPDDYAELAQRIEASLGRLDGVLHCAAEFRGLTPLEHTDPAVFARALHVNLTAAWWLSQACLPLLRRAPDSALVFTLDNPRRVGHAYWGGYGVAQHGLACLVQMLHAELASTPVRVSALQPGPMRTMLRARAYAEDTDPALADADQYASHCVTLLSPDGAERRGLVWNPLA; from the coding sequence GTGACACTGCTCCAGGTGCCCGTGCGTCCGGCGCAGTCCCTGGCAGGGCGCGTGGTGCTGATCAGCGGCGCGCATGGCGGCCTGGGCGAGGCCAGTGCGCGCGCCTGCGCGCAGGCCGGCGCCACCCTGGTGCTGCTGGGTCGCCGGCCGGCCAAGCTTGGCCGCGTCTACGACGCCTGCGCGCAGCTGGGCCCCGAGCCGCTGCTCTATCCGCTCGACCTAGAAGGCGCCGCGCCGGACGACTATGCCGAACTGGCCCAGCGCATCGAGGCCAGCCTCGGCCGTCTCGACGGGGTGCTGCACTGCGCGGCCGAGTTCCGCGGCCTGACCCCGCTGGAGCACACCGACCCCGCGGTCTTCGCACGCGCCCTCCACGTCAACCTCACCGCCGCCTGGTGGCTGAGCCAGGCCTGCCTGCCGCTGCTGCGGCGCGCGCCGGACAGCGCGCTGGTGTTCACCCTGGACAACCCGCGCCGCGTCGGCCACGCCTACTGGGGCGGCTACGGCGTGGCCCAGCACGGGCTGGCCTGCCTGGTGCAGATGCTGCATGCCGAACTGGCCAGCACGCCGGTGCGGGTCAGCGCGCTGCAGCCCGGGCCGATGCGCACCATGCTGCGGGCCCGGGCCTACGCCGAGGACACCGATCCGGCGCTGGCCGATGCCGACCAGTACGCCTCGCACTGCGTGACCCTGCTTTCTCCAGACGGCGCCGAGCGGCGCGGTCTGGTCTGGAATCCCCTGGCATGA
- the grxD gene encoding Grx4 family monothiol glutaredoxin: protein MPVLERIQAELDRHPMVLFMKGTPEYPMCGFSSRAVQALLSAGAADLRAINVLEEPEIRANLPRFSNWPTFPQLFIHGELIGGCDITLELQESGELERIVAEAMPR, encoded by the coding sequence ATGCCGGTGCTGGAACGTATCCAGGCGGAGCTGGACCGCCATCCGATGGTGCTCTTCATGAAGGGCACGCCGGAGTATCCGATGTGCGGTTTCTCCAGCCGCGCGGTCCAGGCGCTGCTGTCGGCCGGCGCGGCGGACCTGCGCGCGATCAACGTGCTGGAAGAGCCCGAGATCCGCGCCAACCTGCCCCGTTTCTCCAACTGGCCGACCTTCCCGCAGCTGTTCATCCATGGCGAACTGATCGGCGGCTGCGACATCACCCTGGAGCTGCAGGAATCGGGCGAACTGGAACGCATCGTCGCCGAGGCCATGCCGCGGTGA
- a CDS encoding Fe-Mn family superoxide dismutase, which translates to MAIELPALPYDRTALEPHISGETIDFHYGKHHKAYVDNLNKLIEGTEFADQPLESIIKKSQGGVFNNAAQVWNHTFYWNCLSPNGGGAPSGKLAELINAAFGDFEKFKEEFTKTAIGTFGSGWGWLVQKKDGSVGLVSTSNAATPLTGEDTPLLTIDVWEHAYYIDYRNARPKYVESFWSLVNWDFVAKNLA; encoded by the coding sequence ATGGCCATCGAGCTCCCCGCCCTGCCCTACGACCGCACCGCACTGGAACCGCACATCTCCGGCGAGACCATCGATTTCCACTACGGCAAGCATCACAAGGCCTATGTGGACAACCTCAACAAGCTGATCGAGGGGACCGAGTTCGCCGACCAGCCGCTGGAGAGCATCATCAAGAAGTCCCAGGGTGGCGTGTTCAACAACGCCGCGCAGGTGTGGAACCACACCTTCTACTGGAACTGCCTGTCGCCCAACGGCGGCGGCGCGCCCAGCGGCAAGCTGGCCGAGCTGATCAACGCGGCCTTCGGCGATTTCGAGAAGTTCAAGGAAGAGTTCACCAAGACCGCCATCGGCACCTTCGGCTCGGGCTGGGGCTGGCTGGTGCAGAAGAAGGACGGCAGCGTCGGCCTGGTGAGCACCTCCAACGCCGCCACCCCGCTGACCGGCGAGGACACCCCGCTGCTGACCATCGATGTGTGGGAGCACGCTTACTACATCGACTACCGCAACGCGCGTCCGAAGTACGTCGAGTCGTTCTGGTCGCTGGTCAACTGGGATTTCGTAGCCAAGAACCTGGCCTGA
- a CDS encoding 5-(carboxyamino)imidazole ribonucleotide synthase, whose amino-acid sequence MSTVGILGGGQLARMLALAGVPLGLKFLVLDPSAESCAGQCAPLQVGAFDDEAALAQFASKVDVVTFDFENVPAASAQWLAERVPVYPNPQALGVAQDRLSEKTLFGELGIPVPAFAAVDSREGLEAALAQIGTPCILKTRRFGYDGKGQFRVKSPADAQAAWDALGAQAGTVGLIVEGFVAFDREVSVVAVRGRDGEFKAFPLTQNWHVDGVLSASLAPAQASQALQAQAVDYARRVAERLDYVGVFALELFCQGETLLANEMAPRVHNSGHWTIEGAEVSQFEAHLRAVLGLPLGEPAMRGHACMLNWLGQMPDANGVLAQPGGHWHDYGKSPREGRKVGHATLRADSAQALSTALTAAGEALSRQAQVQPVLERLARG is encoded by the coding sequence ATGAGCACGGTCGGCATCCTGGGCGGCGGGCAACTGGCCCGCATGCTGGCGCTGGCGGGCGTGCCGCTCGGGCTGAAGTTCCTCGTTTTGGACCCGTCGGCCGAGTCCTGCGCCGGCCAGTGCGCACCGCTGCAGGTCGGCGCGTTCGACGACGAGGCGGCGCTGGCGCAGTTCGCGTCGAAGGTCGATGTGGTGACCTTCGATTTCGAGAACGTACCGGCCGCCAGTGCGCAGTGGCTGGCCGAGCGGGTGCCGGTGTATCCCAATCCGCAGGCGCTGGGCGTGGCGCAGGACCGGCTGTCGGAGAAGACGCTGTTCGGCGAGCTGGGCATCCCCGTGCCGGCATTCGCGGCGGTCGACTCGCGCGAGGGGCTGGAGGCCGCGCTGGCGCAGATCGGCACGCCCTGCATCCTCAAGACGCGGCGCTTCGGCTACGACGGCAAGGGCCAGTTCCGGGTCAAGTCGCCGGCCGACGCGCAGGCCGCGTGGGATGCGCTGGGCGCCCAGGCCGGCACCGTGGGGCTGATCGTCGAGGGCTTTGTCGCCTTCGACCGCGAGGTGTCGGTGGTGGCCGTGCGCGGCCGCGATGGCGAGTTCAAGGCCTTCCCGCTGACCCAGAACTGGCATGTCGACGGCGTGCTGTCGGCCAGCCTGGCGCCGGCGCAGGCCAGCCAAGCCCTGCAGGCGCAGGCGGTCGACTATGCCCGCCGCGTCGCCGAACGCCTGGACTATGTCGGGGTGTTCGCGCTGGAGCTGTTCTGCCAGGGCGAGACACTGCTGGCCAACGAGATGGCCCCGCGCGTGCACAACTCCGGCCACTGGACCATCGAAGGCGCGGAGGTCTCGCAGTTCGAGGCGCACCTGCGGGCGGTGCTGGGCCTGCCGCTGGGCGAGCCGGCCATGCGCGGACATGCCTGCATGCTCAACTGGCTCGGGCAGATGCCCGACGCCAACGGCGTGCTCGCACAGCCTGGCGGCCACTGGCACGACTACGGCAAGTCGCCGCGTGAGGGCCGCAAGGTCGGCCACGCCACGCTGCGGGCCGATAGCGCACAGGCGCTGTCCACGGCCTTGACCGCCGCGGGTGAGGCGCTGTCGCGCCAGGCCCAGGTGCAGCCAGTGCTGGAGCGCCTGGCGCGCGGCTGA
- the purE gene encoding 5-(carboxyamino)imidazole ribonucleotide mutase, which translates to MTDDLAAPRVGIVMGSRSDWETMQHAAQKLDALGVPYEVKVVSAHRTPDVLFSYAEHAAARGLRAIIAGAGGAAHLPGMLASKTAVPVLGVPVQSKALNGMDSLLSIVQMPAGIPVATFAIGNAGAANAALFAAAMLAPEAPAVAQALDAFRARQTQDVMDQDDPRR; encoded by the coding sequence ATGACCGACGATCTGGCAGCGCCGCGCGTGGGCATCGTGATGGGCTCGCGTTCGGATTGGGAGACCATGCAGCACGCCGCGCAGAAGCTCGACGCGCTGGGCGTGCCCTATGAAGTGAAGGTCGTCTCGGCCCACCGCACGCCCGACGTGCTGTTCTCCTATGCCGAGCATGCCGCCGCGCGCGGGCTGCGCGCGATCATCGCCGGCGCCGGCGGCGCGGCGCACCTGCCAGGCATGCTGGCCTCCAAGACGGCCGTGCCGGTCCTGGGCGTGCCGGTGCAGTCCAAGGCCCTGAACGGGATGGATTCGCTGCTGTCCATCGTGCAGATGCCCGCCGGCATTCCGGTGGCGACCTTCGCCATCGGCAACGCCGGCGCGGCCAATGCGGCGCTGTTCGCCGCGGCGATGCTGGCGCCGGAAGCGCCGGCCGTGGCGCAGGCGCTGGACGCCTTCCGGGCCAGGCAGACGCAGGATGTGATGGACCAGGACGACCCCCGGCGATGA
- a CDS encoding Trm112 family protein → MDRKLLDLLCCPVSRQPLGPLEARGVEALNRAIAAGALKRVDGSAQAEPLREALVTRDRKTVYRVEDGIPVLLPEEGIATVQVADFPA, encoded by the coding sequence ATGGACCGCAAACTGCTCGATCTGCTGTGCTGCCCCGTCTCGCGCCAACCGTTGGGCCCGCTCGAGGCCCGCGGCGTGGAGGCGCTGAACCGCGCCATCGCGGCCGGCGCGCTCAAGCGCGTGGACGGCAGCGCCCAGGCCGAACCGCTCAGGGAAGCCCTGGTCACGCGCGATCGCAAGACCGTCTACCGCGTCGAGGACGGCATCCCGGTTCTGTTGCCCGAGGAAGGCATCGCCACCGTCCAGGTCGCCGACTTCCCGGCGTGA